attgttttagttcttggtagaaaaaaatctaaatctaaatctaatttcatataataaaatacaaaagaacaagtggggatatgacatcattagcccgcctaatgaatattcgcaaagacatgcctagaactgtttcaccagaaatctttaaaattcaataactttgttaatgttatccgattttgatcaaatttttagcattttgctccgTGCATTTTCTCTAGTTATTGAGATCAAATATCTTCACcttggaccatccctttaaaggacaagtccgctCAAGAAAAGTGTCAAttggaataaatagagaaatatcgAACAAGCAACAcgtaaaaaaatcatcaaaatgtgATCACGATGCAGTAATATGACGTTTTAATCTTTCGCTTATTGTTTGCACAGCTTAGTGACATGCAAAacgagagtcgatgatgtcccttattcgctatttcttttgtctttattgtttgaattatacaatatttcaatttttacagatttcacaATACTATCAGTACTAACTTGAATGAATCATAAATGTCAAAACAATGGCAAgtgcataattattttttagagaggaatgaaactttttgTTCACAGGAAAGTGAGGAGAAGGCTcgaatattgtattattttagataataatgcaaaagaaataatgagtgtgtgattgtcatcagttccctcatacTACATGACGAGGGTGTGCATAtacctgttttgtgaaataaaatcaagcgaaacttttaatgtcttaactttcttattttacatccgatgtttatggattttcatcgtaatgcttgttggattttctctgtgatttaaatcaactttggTTGGATGGACTTGTAAAGATTAAAGACACCAAGTTGTATAGGCATATAGTAGTAGGTCAATTAgtatagtagtggtagtagtatacagtagtagtatagtagtagtagtagcagtagtagtagtagtagtagtagtagtagtagtagtagtagtagtagtagtagtagtagtagtagtagtagtagtagtagtagtagtttagtACAAATATCAATATTCTATAGAGtaactctccctctctctgcctctctcaGGAGAACGCTCCTCTTGCACGTCGAGATGGAACACCAGGGAAGAGAGTTAATGTGGTAGTTTGTAGTTGTAGTGTCTCCAACAACGTTGAGGGCCTCATCTCTCAAATAAAGGATGATATGTCGGACGTCGTCGCAAACGTGAGGTTCGAAACTCTTCCTTACAACATCATAGACATGGATACATTTGAATTCAATGGGATAGATGTTCTACTTCTCTGTCATTCTATTGAGAATAGGCGATTCTCACTGACCAACGTTACCGATGCTCTATATGATGGTTTCTTACCAAAGGCCAGAATGCATTTGGGTATGTGATTATGTCGTCTTACGTGACCTAGCTTTATATTGAACAAAAAGAAACGTTATTTCGAGCTAAAAATCAATTAGccaacaatattattgaaaaattgatgatgatcttttaaaaaaaaaaaaacatattacaaagtcatgaatctttttttttaaattatgatccCAACAGGTAAAAGCAAAATAGGAGTGATAGCACATGACTTCCCTACATATGAACTCACACCTGATCGTATTGAATCTAGGATGGAATCATTTCGTCACGCCCAGGAAACAACATTTAATCATTCTTCATTGGTGTTGATTGGAGGTCAGTTCAGCCATCATCCAATAGAACTTCAAAGAGATCAAATCAATAAACTCAAATGGttctttcataaagctgctaATCCCCCGATGTTGGAATCGTTCCGAATCTGCCTTTTCCGATTCTGTAGGTGTTGTTTTTGCTCTTGTCGTTATGGCTAGATATTCCTCTTGACCTGCTTGATGTCttcttatttcaatattatcatgTATTCTatcttactttatttttttgttttgtaatgaaatttatcaaaatcattcagttcaaatcATACAAGTAAAAGTACATTGCAAAATGTTACAATATTAACAAAAACAGTTCATGATTATTCGAAATCAttctatatacatgatataaacAAACATGGAATGTTAGAACATATACGAGGTCCAATGACCTAGTTTAATTTGTCAAAAGTTAGAAAATTACTTCACGCAGTAATTTCCGGAGAACACTCCTAATGAATTCGCGTGATTCAATTCCTTAAAGGCCTAGTTACACCGGAACCGAATCAGTTGCAAATCCATCCGAATACAATATATTCGGGTGATTTCgggagtattctgttctccATCCGCGAATGCCAGAAAATTCGGGAGGGATTCGGCTAGCTTTGAAATGTTAAAAGCCAGCCGAATGCCATCCAAACTACTCCCGAACGTGACTACAAAAAATTTCATTCAGGCCACATTTGGGATGTAATCGGACGACATTCGGTTggattaggggggggggggcattcggAGTATTCTGGGCAAATTCGGACCTATTCGGGGCATAACGGTCCGAGCTCGGCGCATTCGGCCATATTCGTTCCGATTCGGGTCTACATTCAGGTCGTCATTGGCTAGAAAAATCGGGCCACCTTTGGCTCGATTCTTGCCGCTGTTCGGGTGGCATTCGGTTTTATTCGAGATGGCCGACATTGATTCGGGTCTATTTTTGGCGATTCTGCGCTGAATCGGGACCTATTCGGGACCCATTCGTCTCTATTCGGGGAACTCTCCGAGTCGGAGACGAATAAGTTACAAGTCCACAGAAACCATCCGAATCAGGCCATATTCGAGCAGAATTGGTCCGAATGTACTCGGGAGAATTCGGATTTGGTGTAACCCTGGCTTTACGGGGCCAAAtaggaaattcataaaaaaaataatggtctGATGGTCTTATTTTAGACAATATAATATCTTAAATAAGTGGATCTAGGGAGAGGGGCGACCGCTAATGCAGGCgcaaaaggaaagaaacaggaaaaaataaaaataaaatggaaggGGAAGGTAACAAGGACGGGAACTTAAAAGAAGCAAGTAAAAGAGAATAAAACAAGAGGAGGGGGGAGAAATAGAAACATTTTTACGTCATGATATAAAActgaaattttcgctcgcgcttcaaGCACCTTTGCCTGTTGAGTAAGATAATTCTCTGATCAAGAGGATAACATGGGGCTTAAATATTACTCGCGAttcgagttttcattattttgttctgGCGAGATATTCGCACCTGTTAATgattgcaagaaatgaaatgatgaatatcaaacattttcagctcgtgatacgcgctcacattatttgatcaATGAAATACGTGTCCTCTTCATAAATTCACACAAACAGACCTTGAAATTTCcacttttcaggtcagtataatagatattttcagctcacgcttcacAATCGCATTATTGTTCAGTTAGATAAGCACCATGTTCACGATTATTAAAAGCGCTCAGGATGTCCCGTTTTTTAGGTCCTagtcgagaaaaaaaaaccacacctCACAATCgtaatttttgtttcatcatgtttattcaaaacgtgttttaatgttcagttttcaggttagaatgattatttaaaaaagaattcagctcgcacttcgcactcTCATTTAGTTAGATATCTATCCTATTCATGACTAGgcctacagaaaaaaaattagactAGAACCGCGTGTCtagaatgttaaattttcaggtCTAAATGTATTTGTTTGGCTTTATGAAAGGATAAACCCAAAGATTTAATTTGAAAGTTCAGTCCTTGGTAAGAACTACacttataaaatattaaaaagagtTTTCAGCGCCTTTatcgggaaaaatgtggatgaaaacaaaaatccgCTCCCGTCTCCCCGCCCCGCGTATCACGAGctgaaatgtttgatattcatcaatatcatttctTGCAATCATTAACAGATGCGTTTATCTCGCcagaattaaatgaaaaaaaaagtccgtgtccccccccctcccgttgGTGAAATCTGGACCCACTCCTGTATTGGTATGTcaacagtggcgtagctacgggggggcctgggggggcacgtgccccccctgagatttggtgtgcccccccaggtgcccccccagaaaaaattggcagagcaaaaaaaaaaaggaaagaaaaaagggagaagaaaagaaaaaaaggaaaagaaaaaggaaaagaagaagaaagacagaagaaaaaaagaagaagaaaataagaggaggaagacgagtaaatgaaataatgtaattaaaaaaacaaatctttttatgttactatataaaatttttgctggcgcttcgcgccagaattgcctgttcgatgagattcatatcttgctcaatagacTGATATGGAGAaagttttaaagtcaatatgcaAAACCTATTTTAGCtcgacatcgagctttcattatttttttttcatttacaaatttaagtgctctgtaaaatgtccgttatatggtctacatatatcagcattttaagctcacgctgcgtggtcacattgtttgatttgcgaagttcatattgtctacgtgtattccataatgttccattaaacaaatgtattcagaatgcccagattctaggtctacaTCTACAACacgcgcgatagcctgcatgttctttatttaaaatgtacatgtacttgaattatccagtttcacatcagaatatcaataattgtctgctcacgcttcacgatcgcattattaatgatacccaattgactatatcctatttatgatttacaaaatatgaatagaatgtcccgcttttaggtctaaaatctcaattttcttcctctcgcgcttcgcgctcgcatcaattgtttagttacatacctatcccttTACTaataaaaaagtgcttagaatgaccattttttaggtcggaatgtaaaaaaaaatttgctcgcgcttcgcactcgcattatcgaaatatataccgtcttcgtgggtaactgtaagcagtccttaacaggtcccttttcgataatgctataCAGTTGATAAcaatttctgttcgcgcttggcgttcgcagtagccatctagttacatacgaatcttgttcaggatcacacataacattgcccagaaaattaaattaaaaatacatgaaagtaaaaaaaaaatcgctcgcgcttcgcgctcgcactttttatcaggcttatgagattatttcatgtttatgttgttttataagaataaaactaagaagtgacttatataggtgaagataatttcggggcccgtcccctattggtgaaagtcggatccgcccttgtgacacatacacacacacaccggaaaaatggtcggtgccccccctgaaaaagcaaggaccccccagtgcccccccgggaaaaaaatcctagctacgccactgtatgtcaaATGAACTTTTGTATATCTGAccgaatatttctttttttgtttgccACATTGTCGTCCGTTGTATTGATCATTTATTTAAGACGTTTATCATGTGAAAGGTATGtggggatgtgtgtgtgtgtgtgggggggggggtggtatgtatgtat
This genomic interval from Lytechinus pictus isolate F3 Inbred chromosome 3, Lp3.0, whole genome shotgun sequence contains the following:
- the LOC129256102 gene encoding uncharacterized protein LOC129256102 — its product is MGSTNSKEENAPLARRDGTPGKRVNVVVCSCSVSNNVEGLISQIKDDMSDVVANVRFETLPYNIIDMDTFEFNGIDVLLLCHSIENRRFSLTNVTDALYDGFLPKARMHLGKSKIGVIAHDFPTYELTPDRIESRMESFRHAQETTFNHSSLVLIGGQFSHHPIELQRDQINKLKWFFHKAANPPMLESFRICLFRFCRCCFCSCRYG